Proteins encoded within one genomic window of Numenius arquata chromosome 12, bNumArq3.hap1.1, whole genome shotgun sequence:
- the KCNS1 gene encoding delayed-rectifier potassium channel regulatory subunit KCNS1, whose translation MVNKSLNYWGPSFEEDVININVGGLRRRLSSSALSKFPDTRLGRLLSCDSEESILQLCDDYDVSAREFYFDRNPGFFLYVLHFYQTGKLHVMEELCVFSFCQEIEYWGINEFFLDSCCSYRYHERKLESRHHNWDEESEVSSVDTSPDEISDINHDLLRYSTLRCGNVRKRLWLTMENPGYSIPSKLFSFVSISVVLVSIATMCIHSMPEYQEVDENGNVLDEPVLHKLEYFCISWFTFEVSSRLLLSPNPRKFFKHPLNIIDIVSVLPFYFTLLVDVTMGSDSELGNLGKVVQVFRLMRIFRVLKLARHSTGLRSLGATLKHSYREVGILLLYLAVGVSVFSGVAYTAEKEEDVGFDTIPACWWWGTVSMTTVGYGDVVPVTVAGKLAASGCILGGILVVALPITIIFNKFSHFYRKQKALEAAVRNSGKKDPEDVESISSRDRDSEVLSETSLGRGSPDRRGLTPSAHPAP comes from the exons ATGGTCAACAAGTCCTTAAATTACTGGGGTCCCAGTTTTGAGGAGGACGTTATCAACATCAATGTGGGGGGTCTGAGAAGGCGGCTCAGCTCCAGCGCCCTCTCCAAGTTCCCCGACACCCGCCTGGGACGCCTGCTCTCCTGCGACTCGGAGGAGTCCATCCTGCAGCTCTGCGATGACTACGACGTGAGCGCCAGGGAGTTCTACTTTGACCGAAACCCTGGCTTCTTCCTCTACGTGCTCCACTTCTACCAGACGGGGAAGCTGCACGTCATGGAGGAGCTGTGTGTCTTCTCCTTCTGCCAGGAGATTGAGTACTGGGGCATCAACGAGTTCTTCCTGGACTCCTGCTGCAGCTACCGCTACCATGAGCGCAAGCTAGAGAGCCGGCACCACAACTGGGATGAGGAGAGCGAGGTCAGCAGTGTGGACACGTCCCCTGATGAGATCTCTGACATCAACCATGACCTGCTGCGCTACAGCACGCTGCGCTGTGGCAACGTGCGCAAACGCCTCTGGCTCACCATGGAGAACCCCGGCTACTCCATCCCCAGCAAGCTCTTCAGCTTCGTGTCCATCAGCGTGGTGCTGGTTTCCATAGCCACCATGTGCATCCATAGCATGCCCGAGTACCAGGAGGTGGATGAGAATGGCAATGTGCTCGACGAACCAGTCCTGCACAAGCTGGAGTATTTCTGCATCTCCTGGTTCACCTTCGAAGTGTCTTCCCGTCTCCTGCTTTCCCCCAACCCCAGAAAGTTCTTCAAGCACCCGCTGAACATAATTGACATTGTCTCAGTGTTGCCCTTCTACTTCACCCTCTTGGTAGACGTGACCATGGGCAGTGACTCGGAGCTGGGCAACCTGGGCAAGGTAGTGCAGGTGTTTCGGCTCATGAGGATATTCCGGGTGCTGAAGCTGGCTCGGCACTCCACTGGACTGAGGTCACTGGGGGCCACGTTGAAG CACAGCTACAGGGAGGTGGGCATCCTGCTGCTTTACCTGGCTGTGGGCGTCTCTGTCTTCTCTGGCGTGGCCTACACAGCTGAGAAGGAGGAAGATGTCGGCTTTGACACCATCCCGGCGTGCTGGTGGTGGGGCACCGTCAGCATGACCACCGTGGGCTACGGCGACGTGGTGCCCGTCACGGTGGCAGGCAAGCTGGCCGCCTCGGGCTGCATACTGGGGGGCATCCTTGTCGTGGCGCTGCCCATCACCATCATCTTCAACAAGTTCTCCCACTTCTACCGCAAGCAGAAGGCGCTGGAGGCGGCTGTGAGGAACAGCGGGAAGAAAGACCCCGAGGACGTGGAGAGCATCTCCAGCCGCGACCGAGACTCGGAGGTTCTGAGTgagacctccctgggcagaggcagcccCGACCGCCGCGGTCTGACCCCCAGCGCCCACCCCGCACCCTGA